One genomic region from Arthrobacter sp. YN encodes:
- a CDS encoding GNAT family N-acetyltransferase — MHRRCSYPRNRRPGSQTASQAALAFIERQHQRLVDGTGYSFAIADSSSDQAVGQIGLWLKNLSQCRASIGYWVAPSHRGNPLRVASNHSPRASAGPASILLRRPARTRSKPQLFETLRL, encoded by the coding sequence ATTCACCGACGATGTTCTTACCCTCGGAATCGTAGACCGGGATCGCAAACCGCTTCCCAGGCAGCTCTGGCCTTCATCGAAAGACAGCACCAACGCTTAGTTGATGGCACCGGGTACTCCTTCGCTATTGCTGATTCCTCCTCTGATCAGGCGGTTGGCCAAATCGGGCTGTGGCTGAAGAACCTCAGCCAATGCCGGGCGAGCATTGGCTATTGGGTGGCGCCAAGTCATCGGGGGAATCCGCTCCGTGTCGCCTCGAATCACTCACCCAGGGCTAGTGCGGGGCCAGCCTCCATCCTCCTCCGGCGCCCCGCTCGAACTCGTTCGAAACCCCAGCTTTTCGAGACACTGAGGCTATGA
- a CDS encoding proline dehydrogenase family protein → MTDREAAADVLRAWALDENLKEKVMSSPSLAPVATRIARQYSAGDTVDDALMAAQRTMARGHLVSIEYAGESVRDAELARKEANVFLELITALRAARIVSTVSFDLSHVGLLVDPGLAAENVRAMAKAVAPLGTSLMISAEGSNRTDLVLDTYDKLSAEGLPVGITVQARLHRSAADLERVLERPGVIRLVKGAFLEPADRAYPRGSGELREAYLRLAGRILDAGHPLSIATHDATLIEDLISEHPDLIRRPEVEFEMLLGLGTATLDRLRKDGYATREYSIFGNQWWLYVLNRIAEEPERVFTALVAAAN, encoded by the coding sequence ATGACTGATCGTGAGGCGGCAGCGGATGTGCTGCGCGCTTGGGCGTTGGATGAAAACCTCAAAGAAAAGGTGATGTCCTCCCCCTCGTTGGCACCCGTGGCAACGAGGATCGCCCGGCAGTATTCGGCAGGTGACACGGTTGATGATGCTTTGATGGCAGCTCAGCGCACCATGGCACGCGGGCACCTGGTCAGTATTGAATACGCAGGAGAAAGCGTCCGCGATGCTGAGCTGGCGCGTAAGGAAGCGAATGTCTTTTTGGAGCTGATCACCGCACTCCGGGCGGCAAGGATTGTCAGCACCGTTTCCTTCGACCTCTCTCACGTGGGACTCCTCGTGGACCCCGGACTTGCAGCAGAGAACGTCCGCGCGATGGCCAAAGCCGTAGCGCCGTTGGGTACTTCGCTCATGATCTCCGCGGAAGGTTCAAACCGCACGGATCTGGTCCTGGACACCTACGACAAGCTGAGCGCTGAGGGGCTACCTGTGGGGATCACCGTCCAGGCACGCCTACACCGGAGTGCAGCCGACCTGGAACGGGTGCTGGAACGACCGGGCGTCATCCGTTTGGTCAAGGGAGCATTCCTTGAACCGGCCGACAGGGCCTACCCTCGCGGCAGCGGCGAACTTCGGGAGGCATACCTCCGTTTAGCGGGACGCATCCTGGATGCCGGACACCCGCTGTCCATCGCCACCCATGACGCAACACTGATCGAAGACCTCATCTCAGAACACCCGGATCTGATCCGCCGACCTGAAGTGGAATTCGAAATGCTACTCGGGCTGGGCACCGCCACCTTAGACCGATTGCGCAAGGACGGCTACGCCACCCGCGAATACTCGATCTTTGGCAACCAATGGTGGTTATACGTCTTGAACCGCATCGCAGAAGAACCCGAACGGGTCTTCACCGCACTCGTAGCCGCTGCCAATTAA
- a CDS encoding TetR/AcrR family transcriptional regulator: MPRTRDVEKQKRALTEATWAVLTRAGLTGLTASAVAKEAGCTTGLVFHTFPTKRDLLVHARRTLTERAVARLDEVEAKASDPLSALQDVVRALPAYRRGATDEARVWVSFLAAAVADEDIAEHHRLGNRMLLRRIERLAEAARPDWTHDDVTSFAVDVSALSEGLNAVSLLDTQSYSAERQERSIDRLLERTK, translated from the coding sequence ATGCCGAGAACACGTGACGTCGAGAAACAAAAACGGGCCCTGACAGAGGCCACATGGGCTGTGCTCACTCGCGCCGGACTGACGGGGCTGACAGCCAGCGCCGTGGCGAAGGAAGCCGGATGCACCACCGGACTTGTGTTCCACACATTCCCCACGAAGCGTGACCTTCTAGTGCACGCGCGCAGGACGTTGACTGAACGCGCTGTCGCCCGGCTCGATGAGGTGGAGGCCAAAGCATCGGACCCGCTCAGCGCACTCCAGGATGTCGTTCGTGCGCTGCCCGCATATCGTCGCGGGGCAACCGACGAAGCGCGGGTCTGGGTCAGTTTCCTCGCTGCAGCCGTTGCCGATGAAGACATCGCGGAACATCACCGTCTAGGTAATCGAATGCTGCTGCGCCGCATTGAAAGGCTGGCCGAGGCGGCACGACCGGACTGGACTCACGACGATGTCACATCTTTTGCGGTGGACGTTTCGGCGTTGAGTGAGGGACTTAATGCAGTGTCATTGCTCGACACCCAAAGCTATTCCGCGGAGCGACAGGAGAGGTCCATCGACCGGCTCTTGGAGCGCACCAAATAG
- a CDS encoding YczE/YyaS/YitT family protein, whose amino-acid sequence MLVRRITQLLAGLSLFGFSIAVLIKAGLGISPWDIFHQGLGRLTGISTGMVIIAVSFLVLLLWIPLRMRPGWGTLANAVLIGAFVDLSIPLIPQANGLLWQVVYLAGGWCSWPSAAPPTLGPPSAQVHGTG is encoded by the coding sequence ATGTTGGTACGCAGAATCACTCAATTACTCGCAGGCCTGTCGCTCTTCGGCTTTTCCATCGCCGTCCTCATCAAAGCTGGACTTGGAATCTCCCCTTGGGATATCTTTCATCAAGGTCTGGGCCGGCTGACGGGAATCAGCACCGGAATGGTCATCATCGCGGTCAGCTTTCTCGTGCTCCTCCTATGGATCCCCCTGAGGATGCGCCCGGGTTGGGGCACTCTGGCGAACGCCGTGTTGATCGGCGCCTTCGTCGACTTGTCGATACCTTTGATTCCTCAAGCCAACGGACTACTCTGGCAAGTCGTCTATCTTGCCGGGGGCTGGTGCTCCTGGCCGTCGGCAGCGCCTCCTACCTTGGGGCCTCCTTCGGCCCAGGTGCACGGGACGGGCTGA
- a CDS encoding alpha/beta fold hydrolase, translated as MTPHEDSRHALVFGASGMVGRHLILSLAKAGANVTAAVRTAESGASVERWAREHGLKRSIRTTIVDFDAPEIIVGGPSAFPSITEIHNCAGSYRFGMTAQEARSANVGIVEKLIDFAEDLPNLQRVVHVSGYRVGGQDPKTVPWSEDHRAAVYKELGAYEASKVESDAIFQARALKRGVPWTIVNPSSLIGDSATGESDQLIGLATTIEQMWNGTVAALPGNGSTFLPVVTVDYLAAFMTAAAVDPAAAGKAYWILDDATPPLADLLTHVGRHLGVNVPRLRMPIGIIKRLPQRITKADPETLTFMSADRYPTESAVEFAHKHGIQMPDVLVSVERWADHLAAHRFGADMADGRRFVHIGGLRTFELGVPGSSQVVLPGLPVNADTWADVASGIGARVVDLPGLGLSSGTGVQDWEQWLPSLLDGEPVDLIGHSIGAAAAVMAADQLPAQVKSLTLIAPFFLQAPMGISAKLPPLASTYLRHIDAARLSRQLTGSEASAAALTSSLSDLKRSSAKRVAKHLALAGSKQWRAELREALGRFSGPVRIIVGSEDPITPEAVEQLESLPNVELITVTGAGHHPQLTHGDSLVTLINGMSRVDTAPEVSTADRHTGAL; from the coding sequence ATGACGCCGCACGAAGACTCCCGTCATGCCCTTGTCTTCGGGGCTTCAGGAATGGTCGGCCGACACCTCATTCTGTCCCTTGCCAAAGCTGGCGCGAACGTCACAGCGGCAGTTCGGACCGCCGAGTCGGGAGCGAGTGTCGAGCGATGGGCCAGGGAGCATGGACTAAAACGGAGCATCAGAACGACCATCGTCGACTTCGATGCACCCGAGATCATCGTGGGCGGGCCCTCGGCATTCCCGTCCATCACCGAGATCCACAACTGCGCCGGGTCCTACCGATTCGGAATGACCGCCCAAGAGGCACGCAGCGCGAATGTCGGCATCGTCGAGAAGCTGATCGACTTCGCCGAGGACCTCCCAAACCTGCAGCGGGTCGTCCATGTGTCGGGCTACCGCGTCGGCGGACAGGACCCCAAAACCGTTCCATGGTCAGAGGACCACCGCGCCGCGGTCTACAAGGAACTTGGCGCCTACGAAGCCTCGAAGGTGGAATCCGACGCCATCTTCCAGGCCCGGGCCTTGAAGCGAGGAGTCCCCTGGACCATCGTCAATCCCTCCAGCCTGATCGGCGACAGCGCGACCGGGGAGTCCGACCAACTCATCGGGCTGGCCACCACCATCGAGCAGATGTGGAACGGCACCGTAGCCGCACTGCCCGGAAACGGCTCGACGTTCCTCCCGGTCGTCACGGTCGACTATCTGGCAGCCTTCATGACGGCAGCAGCGGTCGATCCCGCTGCTGCCGGCAAGGCGTATTGGATTCTCGACGACGCCACCCCGCCGCTGGCAGACCTCCTCACCCATGTCGGCCGGCACCTCGGCGTCAACGTCCCACGGCTAAGGATGCCGATCGGGATCATCAAGAGGCTCCCGCAGCGGATCACCAAAGCGGATCCCGAGACGCTCACCTTCATGTCCGCCGACCGCTATCCGACAGAGTCCGCCGTCGAGTTCGCCCACAAACACGGGATTCAGATGCCGGATGTTCTGGTGTCGGTGGAGCGGTGGGCCGACCATCTGGCCGCACATCGGTTTGGCGCAGACATGGCTGACGGTCGTCGATTCGTCCACATCGGCGGTCTGCGCACATTCGAACTCGGCGTACCCGGATCCAGCCAAGTTGTCCTTCCCGGTTTGCCGGTCAACGCAGACACGTGGGCCGACGTGGCGTCGGGCATCGGCGCGCGAGTCGTCGACCTGCCCGGACTCGGCCTCAGCAGTGGAACAGGCGTTCAGGACTGGGAACAGTGGCTGCCATCTCTACTGGACGGCGAACCCGTTGACCTCATCGGCCACTCCATCGGTGCGGCTGCGGCAGTAATGGCGGCTGACCAGCTCCCGGCACAGGTCAAGTCCCTCACGCTGATCGCACCGTTCTTCCTCCAAGCCCCGATGGGTATTTCGGCCAAACTGCCGCCGCTGGCATCCACCTACTTGCGACACATTGACGCCGCACGGCTGTCACGCCAGCTGACCGGATCAGAAGCCAGCGCCGCTGCTCTCACGTCCAGCCTCAGTGACCTCAAGCGAAGCAGCGCCAAGAGGGTGGCCAAGCATCTCGCCCTTGCGGGCTCCAAGCAATGGCGTGCTGAACTGCGGGAAGCGCTGGGGCGTTTCAGCGGCCCGGTCCGCATCATCGTGGGAAGCGAGGACCCCATCACCCCAGAAGCGGTTGAGCAGCTCGAGTCACTTCCAAATGTTGAGCTGATCACGGTGACGGGCGCCGGGCACCATCCTCAACTGACTCATGGCGATTCTCTGGTGACTCTGATCAACGGAATGTCCCGTGTGGACACGGCTCCCGAGGTTTCAACCGCTGACAGGCATACGGGTGCCCTATGA
- a CDS encoding TetR/AcrR family transcriptional regulator produces the protein MALKGNLTKARLAESMLQLIQTSGYSGTGLNAVIEHAAAPKGSIYFHFPDGKEGLGIAAVELAAKQFETLIAEAATSAGSAAEAARAAIEALATIVSESNFRLGCPVSVVTLEMGAESERLRKACAAAFEAWIAPTSALLEASGIEAKEARSLATVVVSTIEGTVIVSRAMQSTQPLLSAADVVAELINQRCKTAGGTR, from the coding sequence ATGGCCTTAAAAGGAAACCTGACAAAAGCACGGCTCGCAGAGTCCATGCTCCAGCTCATTCAGACCAGCGGTTACAGCGGCACGGGGCTGAATGCTGTGATCGAACACGCCGCAGCACCCAAGGGGTCGATCTACTTCCACTTCCCCGACGGGAAGGAAGGCCTGGGCATCGCGGCGGTCGAACTCGCCGCTAAGCAGTTCGAAACGCTCATTGCAGAGGCCGCAACTTCCGCGGGCAGCGCGGCTGAGGCTGCCCGGGCCGCGATTGAGGCCCTGGCCACCATCGTTAGCGAGAGCAACTTCCGGCTGGGTTGCCCGGTCTCCGTCGTCACTCTGGAGATGGGCGCGGAGAGCGAGCGGCTGAGAAAGGCGTGTGCCGCTGCCTTCGAGGCGTGGATCGCCCCGACGTCCGCGCTCCTCGAGGCCAGCGGCATTGAGGCCAAGGAAGCCCGGTCCCTGGCAACCGTTGTTGTATCGACGATTGAGGGGACGGTGATCGTCTCTCGCGCCATGCAGAGCACCCAACCCCTGCTATCGGCCGCTGACGTCGTGGCGGAGCTCATCAACCAGCGCTGCAAGACCGCTGGCGGGACGCGATGA
- a CDS encoding SDR family oxidoreductase codes for MSETHKDHIAVVTGASRGIGAAISSCLATAGLTVAVHYGHDGKAAAEVAASIEAAGGKAFPFQADLGADTAAQDFWAAYDKAAAEAGVLNQPIHVLVNNAGVTLRGAIEDFSREDFLTQQAINVNAPYFIAKEGLTRIANGGRIINISSGVTRIAFPEIIGYALTKGAIEAFTLTLAKHLGPREITVNSVAPGVVDTDINAGWLRGNEEAQAGVAASSALGRVGQPDDIASIVGFLASDEARWITGQKIDATGGTNL; via the coding sequence GTGAGCGAAACACACAAAGACCACATCGCCGTTGTGACTGGAGCCAGCCGAGGGATCGGTGCGGCAATCTCCTCCTGCCTTGCCACCGCAGGCTTGACTGTTGCTGTCCACTACGGACACGACGGGAAGGCGGCTGCGGAAGTGGCGGCCTCCATCGAAGCTGCGGGAGGAAAGGCTTTCCCTTTCCAGGCAGACCTTGGAGCCGATACCGCAGCACAGGATTTTTGGGCCGCCTACGACAAAGCCGCTGCCGAAGCCGGAGTCTTGAACCAGCCAATTCACGTCCTCGTGAACAATGCCGGGGTCACCCTGCGCGGGGCCATTGAAGACTTCAGCCGGGAAGATTTCCTAACCCAGCAGGCCATCAACGTCAACGCACCCTACTTCATCGCCAAGGAAGGGCTGACCCGAATCGCTAACGGGGGCCGCATCATCAACATCTCCTCCGGCGTCACCCGCATAGCGTTCCCGGAAATCATCGGCTACGCCCTCACCAAGGGCGCGATTGAGGCCTTTACCCTGACTCTCGCCAAACACCTTGGGCCCAGGGAAATCACCGTAAACTCGGTCGCCCCAGGCGTCGTGGACACCGACATCAACGCCGGCTGGCTCCGCGGAAACGAAGAAGCCCAAGCCGGGGTAGCTGCCAGCAGCGCCCTGGGTCGCGTTGGCCAGCCCGACGATATCGCAAGCATCGTAGGTTTCCTTGCCTCCGACGAAGCGCGCTGGATCACCGGGCAGAAGATCGACGCCACCGGCGGCACCAACCTCTAA
- a CDS encoding TetR/AcrR family transcriptional regulator, with product MSGKVGQGRKFNIDDALEAATLVFWDSGYEGTSLAELTKAMGINPPSLYKAFGSKEDLFFSVVDHYNATHGSFMSVAFTEEESGLKLMRRLLIEAADHYPSTTFPGGCLVISSAVAVTSANRHVAERLSKMRNDNILAMAEALIRDREAGRISKSTDTHAMAAFVGATLQGMSQQARDGASKEDLLCIAHYAITAIGA from the coding sequence ATGTCAGGAAAAGTAGGCCAAGGCCGGAAATTCAATATCGACGACGCCCTGGAAGCAGCCACTTTGGTCTTCTGGGACAGCGGATACGAGGGCACCTCCTTGGCGGAGCTCACAAAAGCCATGGGTATCAATCCGCCCAGCCTGTATAAGGCCTTCGGCTCCAAGGAGGACCTCTTCTTCTCCGTTGTGGACCACTACAACGCAACCCACGGAAGCTTCATGTCCGTCGCCTTCACAGAAGAAGAATCCGGACTGAAACTCATGCGTCGGCTGCTGATAGAAGCCGCCGACCACTACCCGTCAACAACGTTCCCGGGAGGCTGTCTGGTGATCAGCTCTGCCGTCGCGGTCACCTCCGCGAACCGCCACGTCGCAGAACGGCTGTCCAAAATGCGCAACGACAACATCCTGGCCATGGCAGAAGCACTGATCCGGGACCGCGAAGCAGGCCGGATCTCTAAATCCACCGACACCCATGCAATGGCAGCCTTCGTCGGAGCGACGCTACAAGGTATGAGCCAGCAGGCCCGAGACGGCGCAAGCAAAGAGGACCTCCTCTGCATCGCCCACTACGCCATCACCGCCATCGGGGCCTAG